CTCTCCATGGTGGAGATCAACCGCGCGGCCACCATGCACCTCGGCTCGGTGGTCGCCTTCGGCGCCCTCATCGCCTCGCGCTCCCTGGACCGGCGCCGGAAGATCTCCGGCATGTCCCGGTCCTGGGCCCCGCTGCCCGTCCTGGCCGTCGCCCACCTCGCCGGAGCGGTCGCCCTCACCTGGATCGTCCGCGCCGGCCTGGACTTCGGAACCCCCGGACGCCGGCTGCTGCTCGCGTATCTCCTGCCGTACGCCGTCACCTACGCGGTCATGGCCTCCTGCGCCCTGCGCACCGGCCGTGAGGGCCGCCCCTGGGCCCGGGAGGAGTGGCGGCTGCACTGGACGGCCCTGTGCCTGGCACCGGTGCTGTCGGCGGCCGCCGCACCGCTCTTCGAACGGACGCTGGGCCTCGACCGGCTCACGGCCGTCTCGGCGGGAGCGGCGATCGGCTGCGGCGCGCTGGCGACCACGGCGACCCTCGTGGTCAGCCTCCGCGTCATGTACGCCCGGGAGGTCCTCAAGCGGGCCGCGCCCGCGCGCGCCACGGCGCCCCGCCTCTCGTCGCCCGTCTCCTAGCGGCAAGCGGTACGCAGGCCCGTACGCGCCCGGAACCGGCGCCGCACGCCGGTCGTACCCGACCTCGCCCCGGACCTGCCCCGTACCCGACGCCGGTCCGCCCCGGCCCGACCCCGTCCTCATCGACCCGTCCGGAAACGGAACCCCATGGCCAACGCATCAGATCTGCCCCGCCACGACGACACCGAGGAGGATCCGCGAAACCCACGGTCCGCAGCGGACCCGACGGGCGCGACCGGTGAGACGGGGGCGGAACCGGCCGTCGCCAAGTCCCCGCATCCCGCGGTCGCACGGGGCGAGGTTCCGGACAGCGCCGGGGAGAGCGCCCCCGCTTCTCCGGCCGGGGGCGGACGGCCGCTCACCGCGGGGGTGGCGATGCTGGCCACCACCGTGGCCGTGGTGAGCGTCCTCGTCGGCGGGCTCCTCATGGCCGTCGGCCTCACCGGACACGTCTTCGGCGCCTGGAGTTCGCCCGAGTCGCTCACGCCGGGACTGATCGGCGCGGCGATGCTCGGCACCGCGCCGGGACTGTTCGCCGTGAGCCGGGCCCGGGCCTGGCACGAGGTCCGCACGCTCGTCCTGCCGCTGGCGATCGTCCTCGTGGGCCTCTTCTCGGTGAGCCTGCTCGACGCCGGGCACCTCTACATCGCACGCGGCGGTTCCGTCGTGCCCGTCCTGTTCAGCCTGGGCTGGCTGTTCGTCCTCGGCGTGCTCAGTGTGTTCGCCCTCGTCGCCCTGGCGTGGCAGTACCTCGCCCCCGCCCGGCCGATCGGACCGAGTACGGCGCCCCTCCCCGGATGGTCGAAACCGGCCCTGGCCGTGCTCGGGTCGGCCTGGCTAGGCATCGGCGCGGGGCTGCTGACCCGGCCGGGCTTCTGGGGCGGATTCGTGCCCTGGGCCACCAACCGTGCGGACGCCCAGGCACTCGGCGTGTGGGCGCTCGCCCTCGGAGTCGGTGTCCTCGGTGCCCTCGCCGAGGACGACCTCACCCGCACCGGAGCCGCGTTGATCGCGCTGCCGTGCACCGCCGTCACCGTGACCGTCGTCCTCGCCTGCCGCGCCTCGGCCGTCGACTGGCACTCCGGGCCGGCCCTCTCACTGGTCTGCATGGTGGCGGGTCTGCTGTTCGCGGGCGCGAGCGGCCGCGTCCTCCTCACCAGGACCTCACCGGCGCGGCCGTAGCGGCACCCGGGGTCCGGGCCGCCGGTCCCACGACGCCGGCGCGGGTCCGTCGGGCCCGCGCCGTCACGAAGGCATGGACGCCCCGGGGACGGTCGGCGACCGGCAGTTCAGGGTCGAGCCGACCCGTACGCAAAGGGAGTTCGGGCGCCGCCGGAGCCGCGGCACGCCGTCGCCCGCGTCAGGCTAGAGTCTTCGCGTGCCGGACGCGCCGCTCGGCGTGCGCGGCGGTCGGCCCGACGGTCCGGGTGCCTCCGGCCGGCGACGGCACGGACTTCGGGCAACGACGCCCGGCAGGCGTCCCGTCGCCCCACCTCCCGGCAGCCACTGCGCCGGTGTGGAACGCACCGAGGACGCCACGTCCCCCGGAGACCGAGCGCGACGGGACGATGAGCACGACGCGCGGTGTGTCCAGGGTCTGGGCGCGGGCGCCCGACACGGAAACGGTTGCATGTTCTCACCGCTGTCCGCGGCCTCCCGGCTGCGCCCGCCCGCCCCCGCCTGGCTCTCCGATCCGAAGGTCTGGCGCACCGAGGTGCTGGCCGGTCTGGTCGTCGGGCTCGCGCTCATCCCCGAGGCGATCTCGTTCTCGATCATCGCCGGGGTCGACCCGGCCGTCGGCCTGTTCGCCTCGTTCACCATGGCCGTGACGATCTCCGTCGTCGGCGGACGCCGGGCGATGATCTCGGCGGCGACGGGCGCGGTCGCCCTGGTCATCGCTCCGCTGAACCGGGAGCACGGCTTCGGGTACCTCGTCGCCGCCGTGATCCTCGCCGGTGTCCTCCAGATCGTGCTGGGCGCGCTCGGAGTCGCCAAGCTGATGCGGTTCGTCCCGCGCAGCGTGATGGTCGGCTTCGTCAACTCCCTCGCGATCCTCATCTTCCTGGCGCAGGTGCCGGAGCTGACGGACGTGCCCTGGGCGGTCTACCCGCTGGCCGCCGCCGGCCTCGCGCTGATGGTCCTCTTCCCGAGGATCACGAAGGTGGTCCCGGCGCCGCTGGTCTCCATCGTCGTGCTGACGGTGATCACGCTCGCGGCCGGCATCGCGGTGCCCACCGTCGGCGACCGCGGCGACCTGCCCTCCTCGCTTCCGGTCCCCGGCCTGCCGGACGTGCCCTTCACGCTCGACACCCTCACGACGATCGCGCCCTACGCCCTCGCCATGGCGCTGGTCGGCCTGATGGAGTCGCTCATGACGGCCCAGCTCGTCGACGAGATCACCGACACGCGGTCCGACAAGACCCGGGAGTCCGTGGGCCAGGGCATCGCCAACATCGTCACCGGGTTCTTCGGCGGCATGGGCGGCTGCGCGATGATCGGCCAGACGATGATCAACGTCAAGGTCTCCGGCGCCCGCACCCGCTTGTCCACGTTCCTGGCCGGAACGTTCCTGATGGTGCTCTGCGTCGTCTTCGGCCCCGTCGTCTCCGACATCCCGATGGCCGCGCTGGTCGCCGTCATGGTCATGGTGTCGGTCGCCACCTTCGACTGGCACTCCGTCGCGCCGAGGACGTTGAAGCGGATGCCGGCGGGGGAGATCACCGTCATGGCCGTCACGGTCGTCTGCGTGGTGGCCACCCACAACCTCGCCATCGGGGTGGTCGTCGGTTCCGTCACCGCCGTGGTGATCTTCGCCAAGCGGGTCGCCCACGTCGCCGACGTCACCTCGGTCACCGACCCCGACGGCACGAGCGTCGTCTACCGGGTCACCGGCGAACTCTTCTTCGCCTCCGCCAACGAACTCGTCACCCGCTTCGACTACGCGAACGACCCCGGCGAGGTCGTGATCGACCTGTCCGCCACCCACGTCTGGGACGCCTCCTCGGTCGCGGCCCTGGACACGATCGAGGCCAAGTACGCCCAGCGCGGGAAGAACGTCCGGATCACCGGCCTGAACGAGCACAGCGCCCGCATCCACGGCACGCTGAGCGGCGAACTCACCGGCAGCCACTGAGCCCCGTCGCCCGATCTCCCCGGCGGCCCGCTCAGAGGCGCAGGATCACCAGGGCGGTGTCGTCCGTGGCACCGCCGGGCGGAAGCAGCTCCGACAGCAGCGCGTCGGCGAGCACCTCGGGTTCGTCGGCCCGGTGGTCGGACAGGGAGGCGGCGAGACGCCCGAGCCCCACGTCGATGTCCTCCCCGCGGCGCTCGACCAGACCGTCGGTGTACAGGACCAGCGTGTCGCCCTCGGCGAAGTCGGTGGTGGCCTCGGGCCGCGCCACGTGGTCCGGCCGGGCCCCGAGCGGCGGATCGGTCGCCCGGTCCAGGAACTCCACCCGTCCGTCGCCGCGCAGCAGGAGCGGCGGGAGATGCCCGGCGCTGCTGTAGGTGAGGGAGTGGCTCTCCCAGTCGGCGCGGACGGTCACCGCCGTGGTGGACTCGGCGCCCTGCACGGAACGCGCGTACAGGCCGAGCACTTCAAGGGCCCGGGCGGGGCTGCTCGAAGCGCGTGACGCGGCACTGAGGGCGCTGCGCAGCTGGCCCATGACGCAGGCGGCCGACAGTCCGTGGCCGACGACGTCGCCCACGGCGATCGCCATCCGGCCGTCGGTGAGGTCCACCAGGTCGTACCAGTCGCCGCACACGTTGAGAGCGCTGGTGGCCGGCCGGTAGCGCACGGCGGCCCGGTGCGGGCCCATGTAGTGCGCGGCCGGCAGCAGCGCGTCCTGGAGGGCGAGGGCGACCTCGCGCTCGCGGGCGTGGGCCCGCCGCAGACGCTCGTTGATCTCCTGGAGTTCCCGGGCGCGGCTGAACAGCTCGGCCTCCAGGAAACGTCCCCGGTCGGCATCGGTCCGCCTGCCCCGGGCCCGGATCAGCTCGGTGACCTCCTCCACCCGGTGGACGAGCAGCACCACGGTGCCGTCCTCGTCGAGCAGGGGAGCGTTGACCGGACTCCAGTACCGCTCCTGCCAGACACCCGGCCGCTCCAGGGACTCCACGTCGTAGCGCTGGAGGGCCATCGTGTCGCGCTGCCCGGTCTCCACCACGCGGCGCAGCGACGCCTCGAGGTTGCGGACCCCGTCGGACGCCGGATCGTCCGGCCGGTCGGGGAACACGTCGAACAGATACCGCCCCACCAACTGCTCACGGGAACGGCCGGAACTGTTCAGATAGTCGTCGTTGGCGTCGACGTAGACCAGTTCGGGGGTGAGCAGGGCGACCATGCCGGGCAGCGCGTGGAACACGCCCGCGTAGTCGTGCGCGACTCCCGCCACCTGCTTCACCCGCCTCCTGCCGTGGCCCTGGTCGTGCCCACGGTGGAGACGGCGGAGCATGCGACCCTGTCCCACCGGCTCGGCCTCGGCCACGACCCAGGGGTGGTGCAGTGTTCCCATCAGGCCATTGCTCGGCGGCCGGTGCAAGCGCGGAGCGTCCACGGGCGGTTCGCGGGCGGCCGTCGGGCGGGTGCGGTACGCCCGGTGGGCGCCTCCCCGGGGGGTGATCGCGGCGACGTCTCGGACCGTTGCTCCGTACGGGGTTGCTGTGAATTCGCGGGACGGCTGAACACATCGCCGCCCCCTCGCGTATAGGGCTGGGGGATTTTCAGGCGGGGCCGACCACGACGCGTAGGAGCATTTCCTTGGGACGCAACAGGCGCAGACGCCCCACGGGCGCACGACGCGCAACCTCTGCAGCAGTCGCGCTGATTCTGGGCGGGGGCGGGCTCGTCGCCGTCAACGTCTACGCCTCGGCCACCGAGAGCGGCGGGGGTGGAGGCGCGCAGGGCGCCGGCAGTCATGTCCTGTCGGCCGGAGCGGCCACCATCGACTGCCCCGACGTCGGCGACAAGTTGACGACCGTCCCCGACGCGGCGAAGGGCGACGTCGACAAGGAACTCGCCACGCTGGACCAGCAGATCGCCGAGGCCTATCAGCAACTCCGCTCCGACGGAGCGCAGATGGAGCAGAACGGCGACAACGGCGCCGACGCGGTCATGAACCCGTTGAAGGAGAAGCGGTCCGAGTCGATCGGCCGCATCGTCACCGCCGTCGACGCCGCGGGCGACCGCCCCGAGGGACTCGACGACCTGGCCGCCTGCACCCTTCGCTCCAGCGGCGACCAGAGCGGCGCGGACGAGAACGGTGACCAGAGCGGCGGGCAGGACCAGGGACAGGAAGGGCAGGCCGGGCAGGACCAGGGCGCCCAGGGTCAGGACGGTCAGCAGGGCGGCGGCGACGCGCCGGCCGGGAACGGCCCCGTGGTCGCGGACTTCGCCGACATCAACTCCGTCCAGCCCGCCGCGCAGACCCCGCGGGCCCAGAACGGCGCCTCCACCGGCGAGTTCGTCACGAGCTGCGGTGTGAACGCGAACGGGCTGTTCAACTCGGACAACGTGATCGTGGCTCCCGGCGTCACCAACGGCGCCCACCACTTCCACGACTACGTCGGCAACCAGTCCAACAACGCCTTCGCCAGTGACGACGACCTGGCCAAGGCCGACACCACCTGCCAGGACAAGGGCGACAAGTCCACCTACTACTGGCCGGTGGTGCGTCTCCAGAACGGCACCCGCGAACGCGACGCCGACGCGGCGGGCGGCGGCACGGAGGGCAACGCCGGTGAGATCGTCACGCCCAAGCAGGTCACGCTGACCTTCGTGGGCAACGCGCGCGGCAAGGTCACCGCCATGCCGCGGCTGCTGCGCATCATCACCGGTGACGCCAAGGCCTTCGTCAACGGCACCGCGAACGCCAACGCCTCCTGGAGCTGCACCGGCTTCGAGGACCGGCAGTTGAAGGACAAGTACCCGGTCTGCCCCCAGGGCAGCGACGTGGTCCGCACGTTCAGGTTCCAGAGCTGCTGGGACGGCGCGAACATCGACAGCGCCAACCACCGCACCCACGTGGCGTTCCAGGACGCCGAGGGCAACTGCCCCGGCGGATTCAAGGCCATCCCGCAACTGGTGCAGCGCATCGTCTACGACGTGGACGCGCCGAGCCTGAAGGACGGTGGCCGTACGTCGCCGCTGTTCGCGGTGGACTCCTTCCCGGAGCAGCTGCACAAGCCGGTCACCGACCACGGCGACTTCATCAACGTCTTCGACGACGGCCTGATGAAGGACGCGGTCGACTGCATCAACCAGGGCCGGAAGTGCGGGGTCGGCGCGGGTGACGACAACTCCCAGGACCCCGAGGAGACGGGCAAGCCGCAGGAGCCGTCGAAGAGCGCCGAGCCCCCGAACCCCTCGGAGAGCGCGGAGCCCCCGAACGCCTCCGAGGAGCCCTCGGAGCAGCCGGCACCCACCGCCGACGACCCGTCCGACGACAACGGCGGCCAGGCCCCCGGTGACGACGACGGCGGTCAGACCGCGGAGCCCCCGGCCGGCACCCAGGGCACCGAGCCGGCCGGCGACGACAACGCGTCGCCGATCGACGCGGAACCCAAGGCCGATGTCACCTCGTCGGGTCACGCCGCCGGGGCCGGTGGCTCGCACGACGACTCGGACGACGGCTCGGGCGACGTGGGGACGGCCGCGTCGACCGCACCGGTTGCCGGATCCGCTCCGTCGGCAGCCTCGCAGACCGAACCGCAGGCCGTCGCGGGCGGCGGGCTCGCCGACACCGGTGCGCAGCTGTGGCCGGCCGCGATCGGCGGGATCTTCGTGATCGCCGGATTCGTCCTGCTCCGCAGGATCAGGCGGGGCGCCCTCTGACACCGACGTCCGGCGAGAACGACGGACGAGTCCTGACGGAAGCGGCCTGAGATACACCGGACGCCCGGTCGTACGAATGAGTCCTGAGGGGGCTTGTGCCCGGCCCACGCTGGGAACAAGCCCCCTCAGAAGTGCCCCGGGAGGCGATCTCGACCAGCGGTGTGCGCCGATTCACAGCATCCTGGGGTGAGACGCGATCATGTCGTCCACATTGGGGAAGGCGAAGCTCCATGGACGCATCAGAGCAGGCACCGGATGACCGGCCCCTCGACCTGTACCTCGAAATGCTCCGCCTGCGCATGGCTCCGGCGGACTACGCGCTCTTGCTGCGCATGGTCGAGCCCGTACTCGAAGCGATCAGGGAGGAGAGGGCTGGAGCGATCGAACTGAACCTGGACGGCGAAGACGCCGACGACGTCCCGCAGGAGGTCCGTGACGAGGCCTCCCTCGTGGTCGCGGTGGCTGTGACGGGCCGCCTGGACAACCGGATCGTCGAGCTGGAGACCGAGGAGATCGGTGTCGTCCGGGTCGTGACGGACTCGGGTACGGCCGACGATCCCGAGCGGTGCAAGGAGATCGCCGACTTCATCGGTGAGCGCCACCGCCAGGACGAGGAACTGCGCGGCATCGCCGAGGTGAGCGGTCTGCCCACCGATGTGTGAGACGTGGTGGAGCGCCCCGGCCTGTGCCGGCCCGCCGTAGAGACGGCTGGGCGGTGCGGGCCGTGGTGCTTGTCGCTGCCTCCGGGGATCTTGCCCGGCACCGACCTGTGCGGTGAAGATCGAGTATGCGAAGAATCCTGGTCGTGGGAAGTACCGGCGCCGGCAAGACGACCTTGGCGCGGGCCGTCTCCGGACGGCTGGGCATTCCGTTCCACGAGATGGACGCCCTGGCCATCACGGGGCCCGGCTGGCAGGAGAACCCCCGCCTGGCCGACGACGTGTCGCGCCTCAGCGAGGGGCCGGCCTGGGTGATCGACTCTATCGGCCACCCGAGCGTGCGCGACCTGCTGTGGGAACGTGCCGACACCGTCGTCTGGCTGGACCATCCCCGTACGGTGGTCATGCGACGGGTGCTGCGCAGGTCGGCGGCCCGCACCCTGCTCCGGCGCCGGGTCTTCGGCGGCAACGTGGAGACGTTCGGCTCGTGGTTCGATGCCGAGCACCCGGTGTGGTGGGCCTGGTCGCAGTACGCGACCCGCAGATCCGACATCGCTGCCCGCTGCGAGGCGCCCCGCCCGACCCCTCTGAAGGTCGTCCACCTCCGCACACCCCGGGCCACCAGAACCTGGCTGACCCGCCTGACCGAACCCTCGGCCCGCCCGCGCACGGAAGCACCGCCCACGCCCACTCCCCGAGCCTGAGATCGATCATGGTCTTGAAGCCGCGAAACATGGCGTAGGGTTGAGTTCAACGACGCGGGGTGGAGCAGCTCGGTAGCTCGCTGGGCTCATAACCCAGAGGTCGCAGGTTCAAATCCTGTCCCCGCTACTCGAAGACAGAGGGTCCGGCACCATTGGTGCGGGGCCCTCTGTCGTGTGTGGCCACACGCGACAGTCGTGTCCTCGCCGCCGCACGCACCCGGCGCGTCCGTCCGCGTTCGGCCAGCAGGCGGAGGGCCTCGGGCGGGACCGCGGTCGGCGTGTCCACGACGGCGCGCTGCAACCAGTCGGAGCCGGTGGTCAGTTCCTCGGCGGTCCACGCCTGGTCGAGCACGACGGTCCTGAGCCGGGTCCATTCGTCCAGTCGGCGACGGAGGAAGGGCTGTTCGTCTGTGAGACCGGTCATGAAATGCACCCAGGCGGCGAACCGGTCACCGGTCAGCAACGCGGCGGCACGCCGGTCCAGATGACGGACCACGGCGCTACTCGCCATCCGGGCATCCGTGTCGCGCAACACCTCGACGATCAGCCGGGCTTCTTCGTTCTCCGGGACGGTCTCAAGTGCGCTGAGGTACCGCGCGAAGCGCAGATGCTCGGGTGGTTCTCCGGCGGCGGGGGAGGCGGTCACGCCCTCATGCTCGCCGAGCCGCGGGTCGGAAGGGAATCGACTTTCCCGGCACCCGTTCGCGCCGGCCCCCGACGCGCATGCAAGAACACCGCCCCCGGAGAACCGAGGGCGGTGTGTGGGGAGCGCCGGGCAGGCCTTGCACCTGCATTTCCCCGCAGGAAGCGGGGCGTCTTTCCTTGGACCACCAACGCCGGGCCCTGCACCGGATGTTCGGTGTGGGCTCGGTGTTCAGCGTAGCAGGCGGTCTGTGTCGGTCCGGCGGGGCCAGGTGTCCCGGTGGTGCTTGCGGTGGGGAGGGCGGGGCGGCAAGGTGCGGGGGTGGCTACCTTGTTGATCGTCCATCACACCCCCTCGCCCAACTGCCAGGTCCTGTTCGAAGCCGTGGTCTCCGGGGCGACCGCTCCCGAGATCGAGGGTGTACGGGTGGTGCGGCGAGCCGCGCTGAGTGCGACCGCCTCGGATGTGCTCGACGCCGACGCCTGCCTCCTCGGCACCCCGGCGAACCTCGGCTACATGTCGGGTGCGCTGAAGCACTTCTTCGACCAGGTCTACTACCCGTGTCTGGACACGACGGCCGGGCGGCCCTTCGGGTACTACGTGCACGGCGGCAACGACGTCACCGGCGCGGTGCGCGGCATCGAGACGATCACCACGGGCCTCGGCTGGCGGCGTGCCGCCGACGCCGTGACGGTGACCGGCGAACCGGGCAAGGCCGACATCGAGGCCTGCTGGGAACTCGGAGCGACCCTCGCGGCCCGGTTGACGGAGTGACGGGGCCCGTCCGCGTTCGCCCGACCGGGCCCCCGGGTCGCTGCTGTTGATGCGGCTCCGAACGGACCGCGTCCGCGCTACGCGTGGCCCGGCGGGGCGAAGGGGCGCGCCAGGGCCGCCGTAAGCCCGGACACCGTGGGTGGGCAGAGGCGGGCGGCGAGATAGCCGTCCGGGCGGATCAGGAACGCCGTCGCCCGGTCCGGCACCGCGTAGAGGCGGGCGAACTCGCCGAGTGTGTCGACGTAGACGGGCGGGCCCCCGGCGTCGGGCCGGGCCTCGGACGGGAGGATGACGCAGACGTCGACGCGGTCGCGGGTGAGATCGCGGGCGAGATCGACGAGTTGGCCGACACCGTCGCCGTCCCGGTCCGTGTCGCCGTACAGGAGCAGCACGTGCTCGCGGTCGCGCAGAACGTCGTACAGGCGCAGCGGATAGGTCGCGACGGGTGCCGCGAGACCGGCGCAGTCGGGCGCGCGGTCGCCCGGCTGCGGGGCGGGACCCGGGGACTCCGGGTCGACGATCGGGCTGCCGCGGTAGCCGACGAGGAGCTGGGCCTCGCGCAGCATCAGGGTGGCCGGGTCGCTCGGGTCGGCCTGGATGCCCTGGCCCGCGTGCCGGACCGTGCGCTCCACGACCTCCTCGCCGACCGGCCGCCGCTCGGCGTCGTAACTCGCGGCGAGCAGGCTGGAATGCGTGCCGCCCTCGATCGCGAGGGCGAGTTTCCAGGCCAGGTTCCAGGCGTCCTGGATACCGGTGTTCATGCCCTGGGCGCCGGTCGGCGGGTGGATGTGCGCCGCGTCGCCCGCCACGAAGACGCGCCCGTCGCCGTACCGGTCGACGATCCGATGGCTGATGCGGAACACGGAGGACCAGCGCAGTGCGGACGCGGTGGTGGGCCGGGGGGAGAGCCGGTCCAGGACGGCCTGGATGTCGGAGAGGGCCGGACCCGTGCCGCCCTCCAGCCCGTGGGCGATGTCGTCGGACGGTTCCGACTGCCTTGCCGCGGCGGAGAGTTCGGGCGGCACCCTCATCGACATCCGGTAACGGCCCCGGCCCGGCAGCGGGATGCAGACCAGCAGATCGTCCACGGCGCCGGCGGCGTCGTGGTGCATGGCGCGCACGCCGTACCCCTGCGGGAGGTCCCAGTCGACCTCCACGTCGCCGAGCATGTACTCCTCCGGGAAGGCGCTGCCCTCGAACGTGAGCCCCAACTGCTTGCGGACGGTGCTGTGCGCGCCGTCGCAGCCCACCAGGTACCGCGCCCTGACCTCCTCCTCGACGCCGGACGCCGACCGCAGCGCGACCGTCACCCCGTCGAGGTCCTGGTCGAACGAGACCAGTCCGGTGCCGCGCTCGACCGTCGTCCCGAACCGCTGGAGGAACTCGTCGAGGATGCGTTCCGTCTCGTACTGCGGCAGCGCGGCGAATCCGTACGGCACCTCGGGCGGGAGCACGAGGTCGATCCGGGGCTGCTCGACTCCGTCGACGTACGCGAGCTGCCCGTACATGGGCACCGCCGCTTCGAGAACCGTGCGGGCGAGCCCGATGTGGTCCCAGATCTCCAGGGTGCGGGGCTGGATGCCCACGGCCTTCGCGTACGGCCGGCGGGCCGGCAGCGGGTCGACGATCCGGCAGCGCACACCGCGCCGGCGCAGTTCCACGGCCGCGGTGAGGCCCACCGGGCCGGCGCCCGCGACGAGCACGTCGGTTCCGAAGATGTGCGCCACGGGCGCCTCCCGTCGTTCGTCCCCGCCGCCGAGCAGCTCTTCCTCCATCGTGGCCCCGCGGCGTCCGGCCCCGCCACTCGACCCGAGTCGCCCGGTCTGCTCGGTCAGGACGTGTCGTCGGACCGCGGCGGCGATCCTTCCGCGTGCTGCCCGCGATGGGGGAGCCGCAGGTGGTGGGCGGTGGTGCGTTCGATGACGAGGAGGGCGGCGTCGTCGGCCGGCTCGTCGCCGATGTGGCGGACCAGGTCGTCGTGGATGCGCCGCAGCAGGGTGTCGGGACCGGAGGCGGGGAACGACGCGAGCCGCTCGGCCAGGGGGTAGAAGGCGCCGCTCGGTGACCGGGCCTCGATCACGCCGTCGGTGTAGAGCAGCAGCAGGTCACCGGCTTCGAAGGTGAACGGATCGGTGTGATGGCTCGCGGCGGGCAGCTCGCACATGCCCAGCGGCGGGACCGGGTGCTGGGCGTTCAGGACCGTGACCTCGCGGTCGCGCAGGAGCAGCGGCGGGGGATGGCCGCAGTTGATCATCCCGACCTCGGCGTCGGTGTCGGGGATGTCGAGGACGAGGGCGGTGGTGAAGTGCTCGCCGGGATCGTGCTCGGTGTCGGCCACCTCGTCCAGGTCACGGCACACGCTCACCTCCAGGGCCGCCGTCAGTTCCGGCAGGGTCGCGTACCGGTGGGCCCCCTCGCGGAAAGCGCCCAGCACCACCGAGGCCTCGCCGATGGCGGCCAGCCCTTTGCCCCGCACGTCACCGATGATCACGCGGGTGGACGCGCCGGCGGCCCGGGTGACGGCGAACAGGTCGCCGCCGATCTGTGTGTCGTCCTCGGCCGCCAGATACAGCCAGGTCGTGCGCAGCGGGCCGATCCGGCGTGGGGGCGGCCGCAGCAGGACGCGCTGGGCCGTCTCGGCCACCGACCGGGCCCGCACCAGCTCACGCGCCCGCCGCTCCCGTACGTGGCACACGAACACCACCAGCGCGGAGAGCACGATCAGCGCGATGATCTGCGCCATGTGGTTGGTGGTGGTCAGGCCGCCGTGGAACACGGCGATGACGACCTGGGCGACCACGGCCAGGAGCCCGACCAGCGCCGTCAGGAGAGGGCCGGCGAACGACGCCGTGAGCGTGGGCGCGATGACCAGCAACGGGCCGAGATGCACGTCGGCGGGCGAGCGGATGTCCACGACCGCGATCACGACGATCAACGCCAGCGGGATCGCCACCAGGCCGCGGCCCGTCGGTTGCTCCACGAGGCTGCCCACTGACATGCGCCGGTTGCCCACGCGTCCAGTTTGCCCTGATTTTCGGGTCACGGGCTTCGGGTGGGGCCGGGACCGCCGCTGTGTCCGGCCCGTCGGCCGTCCTCGGAGGCGATCCCGGCGGGTCCACGAGCCCGCGGTCGGAGCGTCGCGCGGGTGGCCGGGCGGCGGGCCGACGTCAGTTCCGCGACGTCAGTTCCAGAGCGGATAACTGACCGTGCGGTCGAATCCCGCGGGGCGGTCGTGGGTGTACACCAGCGTCATCTGCGTGTAGTGCCGCTGGTGCGGGTTCTTCTTCCACGACTGCGGATGATCCAGCTTCACGACGACGGGGTACGAGTGGAACCTGCCCGCCGCGCAGTACGGCTTGCAGTCGTTCACCACATTGACGCCCCGGGCCTCCGCCGAACTCTGGTTCCAGTGCGACCAGTGCAGCGAGACGAGCCGGCTGTTCCCGTCGCCGCAGGCCAGGATGAAGTTCGTCGGGCGGACGTCCGGCTTCCAGAGGCAGTCGACGAGGACGGGCGCCGACCGCTTCGGCTGCGGAGCCCGTACGGCCCCGGGGGCCTGCGGAGCTGCCGAGG
The window above is part of the Streptomyces sp. NBC_01428 genome. Proteins encoded here:
- a CDS encoding SulP family inorganic anion transporter; this translates as MFSPLSAASRLRPPAPAWLSDPKVWRTEVLAGLVVGLALIPEAISFSIIAGVDPAVGLFASFTMAVTISVVGGRRAMISAATGAVALVIAPLNREHGFGYLVAAVILAGVLQIVLGALGVAKLMRFVPRSVMVGFVNSLAILIFLAQVPELTDVPWAVYPLAAAGLALMVLFPRITKVVPAPLVSIVVLTVITLAAGIAVPTVGDRGDLPSSLPVPGLPDVPFTLDTLTTIAPYALAMALVGLMESLMTAQLVDEITDTRSDKTRESVGQGIANIVTGFFGGMGGCAMIGQTMINVKVSGARTRLSTFLAGTFLMVLCVVFGPVVSDIPMAALVAVMVMVSVATFDWHSVAPRTLKRMPAGEITVMAVTVVCVVATHNLAIGVVVGSVTAVVIFAKRVAHVADVTSVTDPDGTSVVYRVTGELFFASANELVTRFDYANDPGEVVIDLSATHVWDASSVAALDTIEAKYAQRGKNVRITGLNEHSARIHGTLSGELTGSH
- a CDS encoding PP2C family protein-serine/threonine phosphatase, translated to MVALLTPELVYVDANDDYLNSSGRSREQLVGRYLFDVFPDRPDDPASDGVRNLEASLRRVVETGQRDTMALQRYDVESLERPGVWQERYWSPVNAPLLDEDGTVVLLVHRVEEVTELIRARGRRTDADRGRFLEAELFSRARELQEINERLRRAHAREREVALALQDALLPAAHYMGPHRAAVRYRPATSALNVCGDWYDLVDLTDGRMAIAVGDVVGHGLSAACVMGQLRSALSAASRASSSPARALEVLGLYARSVQGAESTTAVTVRADWESHSLTYSSAGHLPPLLLRGDGRVEFLDRATDPPLGARPDHVARPEATTDFAEGDTLVLYTDGLVERRGEDIDVGLGRLAASLSDHRADEPEVLADALLSELLPPGGATDDTALVILRL
- a CDS encoding DUF1996 domain-containing protein, whose product is MGRNRRRRPTGARRATSAAVALILGGGGLVAVNVYASATESGGGGGAQGAGSHVLSAGAATIDCPDVGDKLTTVPDAAKGDVDKELATLDQQIAEAYQQLRSDGAQMEQNGDNGADAVMNPLKEKRSESIGRIVTAVDAAGDRPEGLDDLAACTLRSSGDQSGADENGDQSGGQDQGQEGQAGQDQGAQGQDGQQGGGDAPAGNGPVVADFADINSVQPAAQTPRAQNGASTGEFVTSCGVNANGLFNSDNVIVAPGVTNGAHHFHDYVGNQSNNAFASDDDLAKADTTCQDKGDKSTYYWPVVRLQNGTRERDADAAGGGTEGNAGEIVTPKQVTLTFVGNARGKVTAMPRLLRIITGDAKAFVNGTANANASWSCTGFEDRQLKDKYPVCPQGSDVVRTFRFQSCWDGANIDSANHRTHVAFQDAEGNCPGGFKAIPQLVQRIVYDVDAPSLKDGGRTSPLFAVDSFPEQLHKPVTDHGDFINVFDDGLMKDAVDCINQGRKCGVGAGDDNSQDPEETGKPQEPSKSAEPPNPSESAEPPNASEEPSEQPAPTADDPSDDNGGQAPGDDDGGQTAEPPAGTQGTEPAGDDNASPIDAEPKADVTSSGHAAGAGGSHDDSDDGSGDVGTAASTAPVAGSAPSAASQTEPQAVAGGGLADTGAQLWPAAIGGIFVIAGFVLLRRIRRGAL
- a CDS encoding AAA family ATPase — translated: MGSTGAGKTTLARAVSGRLGIPFHEMDALAITGPGWQENPRLADDVSRLSEGPAWVIDSIGHPSVRDLLWERADTVVWLDHPRTVVMRRVLRRSAARTLLRRRVFGGNVETFGSWFDAEHPVWWAWSQYATRRSDIAARCEAPRPTPLKVVHLRTPRATRTWLTRLTEPSARPRTEAPPTPTPRA
- a CDS encoding flavodoxin family protein, with product MATLLIVHHTPSPNCQVLFEAVVSGATAPEIEGVRVVRRAALSATASDVLDADACLLGTPANLGYMSGALKHFFDQVYYPCLDTTAGRPFGYYVHGGNDVTGAVRGIETITTGLGWRRAADAVTVTGEPGKADIEACWELGATLAARLTE